One Sporomusaceae bacterium ACPt DNA window includes the following coding sequences:
- the speH gene encoding S-adenosylmethionine decarboxylase proenzyme has product MKAIGKHLTIDMYGCTFDSLNNLDFIKTIMLAAVKEANMTLLDLSCHKFEPQGLTVLALLAESHMSIHTYPELGYAAVDVFTCGDHSRPDKAVSLLKSFLKPEKTKTTNIMRGDFGSQKDMKPRIKVSIAPLRRVRNTSAKVWSFLRNK; this is encoded by the coding sequence ATGAAAGCAATTGGAAAACACCTAACCATTGATATGTACGGCTGCACGTTTGACAGCCTTAATAACCTCGATTTTATTAAGACCATTATGCTTGCGGCAGTTAAAGAAGCCAACATGACACTACTGGACTTATCCTGTCATAAATTCGAGCCCCAAGGTCTTACAGTGCTCGCGCTCTTAGCCGAAAGCCATATGAGTATTCATACCTACCCGGAACTGGGCTACGCAGCCGTTGATGTGTTTACGTGCGGCGATCACAGCCGTCCCGATAAAGCAGTTAGTCTCTTAAAAAGTTTTTTAAAACCCGAAAAGACCAAAACTACCAACATCATGCGCGGTGATTTTGGTTCACAAAAAGACATGAAACCCCGTATCAAAGTAAGTATTGCACCCCTGCGCCGTGTCCGCAACACCAGCGCCAAAGTTTGGAGCTTCTTGCGCAATAAATAA
- the fprA gene encoding Nitric oxide reductase: MNNVKLAENVYYVGAVDWNLRDFHGYTTPRGVTYNSYLIIDEKICLIDTVKAPFAQELLERISQIIDPAKIDYIITNHIEPDHSSALPMVMARAPQAKVLLTEHGRTGILKHYQQNYDFQVVKEGDVLDLGRNKLRFVPVPMLHWPDSMISYLTGEQILFSNDAFGQHISTTKRFDDENDINEVLYEAEKYYANILMPFGKMVVKAVDKLKELPIKIIAPSHGVVWRTHIPEIVSKYQEWGRGRAVSKVIIAYDSMWGSTERMARTILDGVAAAGVTGKLYKMSSADRSEVVRDMLEAGGILIGSSTLNNGMLPNMGALMTYLKGLRPSGKIGAAFGAYGWGGGAQASIEEMLKSAGIAVEQQGLALKWVPDAEELGKCFEFGREFAKKVLTRV, translated from the coding sequence ATGAATAATGTAAAATTAGCCGAAAACGTATATTATGTGGGTGCAGTTGACTGGAATCTCCGCGATTTTCACGGTTACACCACTCCCAGGGGCGTGACATATAATTCCTATCTCATTATTGACGAAAAGATATGTCTTATCGATACTGTCAAAGCGCCGTTCGCCCAGGAACTGTTAGAGCGTATCAGTCAGATCATTGATCCGGCTAAAATTGACTATATTATAACCAACCATATTGAGCCGGATCATTCCAGCGCGTTACCGATGGTTATGGCCCGGGCCCCACAGGCCAAGGTACTACTGACTGAACATGGACGTACCGGTATTCTCAAACACTACCAACAAAACTACGATTTTCAAGTGGTTAAGGAAGGGGACGTACTTGACCTTGGTCGGAATAAGTTGCGGTTCGTGCCAGTGCCCATGCTGCATTGGCCTGATTCCATGATAAGTTATTTAACAGGTGAGCAGATACTGTTTTCTAATGATGCCTTTGGACAACATATTTCCACGACCAAGCGCTTTGACGACGAGAATGATATTAATGAGGTATTATACGAGGCCGAAAAATATTACGCAAATATTCTTATGCCATTTGGCAAAATGGTTGTGAAAGCCGTAGATAAGCTTAAAGAATTGCCGATAAAAATCATTGCTCCCAGCCACGGCGTAGTGTGGCGCACACATATTCCCGAAATCGTAAGCAAGTATCAGGAGTGGGGACGCGGCCGGGCGGTAAGTAAGGTAATTATTGCTTATGATAGTATGTGGGGCAGTACGGAGCGTATGGCCCGGACAATACTTGATGGTGTGGCGGCTGCCGGCGTTACCGGCAAGTTATATAAAATGTCGAGTGCTGACCGGAGTGAAGTAGTCCGGGATATGCTTGAGGCCGGAGGCATACTTATCGGTTCATCTACCTTGAATAACGGTATGTTGCCCAATATGGGAGCGCTTATGACTTATCTTAAGGGCCTTAGGCCATCAGGAAAAATTGGGGCAGCTTTTGGTGCGTACGGCTGGGGCGGTGGTGCTCAGGCGTCGATTGAGGAGATGCTCAAGAGCGCCGGGATAGCGGTAGAGCAACAGGGGCTGGCGCTAAAATGGGTGCCTGATGCTGAGGAACTTGGCAAGTGCTTTGAATTTGGCCGTGAATTTGCTAAGAAAGTATTGACAAGGGTTTAG
- the rlmI gene encoding Ribosomal RNA large subunit methyltransferase I, which yields MEITTKIFLRKGAQHRVESGHPWVYQSEIDYVDGEFEPGDIVDVFNFRQRFIGRGYINPRSQIIVRILSRQQEEIDKEFFKRRILAAWRYRQTFLSEPEYCRLVYGEADFLPALIIDKFGKYMVMQTLALGIDVHKETIVSVLEELFAPEGIYERNDVPVRKLEGLDMRKGYLKGNFPTQIIVNENGIPFYADIENGQKTGFFYDQRENRRFLQPIVKDAEVLDCFCHTGSFAVHSALYGAKKLHSIDISEDAIALARKNAELNGVSDRCNFEVANAFDALRSLTEEHRQYDVVILDPPAFTKSRNSIEGAARGYKEINLRGLKLTRPGGFLITCSCSYHMDRELFKAVVVDAARDAKRVIREVEYRTQAKDHPILPAAPETNYLKFLVLQVLE from the coding sequence ATGGAAATAACTACAAAAATATTTTTACGTAAAGGGGCTCAGCATCGGGTAGAAAGCGGCCATCCTTGGGTGTATCAGAGCGAGATTGATTATGTTGATGGCGAATTTGAACCCGGTGACATTGTCGACGTTTTTAACTTTCGCCAACGGTTTATCGGCAGGGGTTATATTAATCCGCGCTCACAGATCATTGTGCGCATCTTGTCGCGTCAACAAGAAGAGATTGACAAAGAGTTTTTTAAACGTCGGATTCTAGCTGCCTGGCGATACCGTCAAACTTTTTTATCTGAACCGGAATACTGTAGGTTGGTTTATGGTGAAGCTGACTTCTTGCCGGCGCTTATCATTGATAAGTTTGGTAAATACATGGTAATGCAGACGCTGGCGCTAGGTATTGATGTGCACAAAGAGACAATTGTGTCAGTATTGGAAGAGTTATTTGCGCCTGAAGGCATTTATGAGCGCAACGATGTGCCTGTGCGTAAATTGGAAGGCCTGGATATGCGCAAAGGCTATCTTAAGGGTAATTTCCCCACCCAGATAATTGTTAATGAAAATGGTATCCCTTTTTACGCTGACATCGAAAATGGACAAAAAACCGGTTTTTTTTACGATCAACGGGAGAACCGGCGGTTCTTACAACCTATTGTCAAAGATGCCGAGGTACTGGACTGCTTCTGCCATACCGGGTCGTTTGCCGTACATAGCGCACTATACGGGGCCAAGAAACTTCATTCTATTGACATATCGGAAGACGCCATCGCCTTGGCCAGAAAAAATGCTGAATTGAACGGTGTGAGTGATCGTTGCAATTTCGAAGTGGCTAACGCTTTTGATGCGCTAAGGTCGCTAACTGAAGAACATCGCCAGTATGATGTTGTTATTCTCGATCCGCCGGCCTTTACTAAGAGTCGTAACAGTATCGAAGGAGCCGCCCGGGGTTACAAGGAAATAAATTTACGCGGCTTAAAGCTTACGCGGCCGGGTGGCTTTTTGATTACTTGTTCTTGTTCCTATCATATGGACCGGGAACTGTTTAAAGCTGTTGTAGTGGATGCTGCCCGCGATGCCAAGCGGGTGATTCGTGAAGTTGAATACCGTACCCAGGCCAAAGACCATCCGATACTGCCCGCTGCCCCTGAGACCAATTATCTTAAATTTCTGGTGCTGCAAGTGCTTGAATGA
- the ctsR gene encoding Transcriptional regulator CtsR: MNNLADVIEQWILRQISRQKDEIIVLRRNEMAEELDCAPSQISYVLNTRFTIDRGFIVESRRGSGGFVRIARIPVQTIIYQDAANQIDETISLADIKAIVTRLRNHNLVSGREAALIDKCFDILYNRLEPGERVPLLKSLLMTLADHSE; encoded by the coding sequence GTGAACAATTTAGCCGATGTCATCGAACAATGGATTTTGCGCCAGATATCCCGTCAAAAAGATGAAATAATTGTTTTACGGCGAAATGAGATGGCGGAAGAACTTGATTGTGCGCCATCTCAGATTAGTTATGTTTTAAATACCCGCTTTACGATTGATCGAGGCTTTATCGTTGAATCGCGCCGTGGTTCAGGCGGCTTTGTCCGGATTGCCCGCATCCCGGTACAAACAATTATTTATCAAGATGCTGCCAATCAAATTGATGAAACTATCAGTTTGGCAGATATAAAGGCAATTGTCACCAGACTGCGCAATCATAACCTTGTGAGTGGACGAGAGGCGGCGCTAATAGATAAATGTTTTGATATTCTCTATAACCGGCTTGAACCGGGAGAACGTGTACCGCTGTTAAAGTCCCTCCTGATGACTTTGGCTGATCATAGCGAATGA
- the mcsA gene encoding Protein-arginine kinase activator protein encodes MLCDECQKEPACVHITKIINQQKIEKHLCEQCAQKSGEIMGKNFNNIFGSKFSVHDFLKEMFNYTLPDNVRQTGEPVCTECGLSYSEFSRNGKFGCSGCYQAFGAQLEPMIKRIHGTATHSGKIPKRNGVKFGMQQRIKQLRHELEQCVCREEYEQAAKLRDEIKALEKQLAAPEAGQAQG; translated from the coding sequence ATGTTATGTGACGAGTGTCAAAAAGAGCCTGCCTGTGTGCATATTACAAAAATTATTAATCAGCAAAAAATTGAAAAACATTTATGTGAGCAATGTGCGCAAAAATCTGGCGAGATTATGGGAAAAAATTTTAATAATATATTTGGCAGCAAGTTTTCCGTCCACGATTTTTTGAAAGAAATGTTTAATTATACTTTACCTGATAATGTACGGCAAACGGGAGAACCTGTCTGCACTGAATGCGGCCTTAGCTATAGTGAGTTTAGCCGGAACGGCAAATTTGGTTGTAGCGGTTGCTATCAGGCATTCGGTGCTCAACTGGAACCCATGATTAAGCGGATTCACGGTACAGCCACTCATTCCGGAAAAATACCAAAACGAAACGGTGTCAAGTTTGGAATGCAGCAGCGCATCAAGCAGTTGCGCCATGAACTTGAGCAGTGTGTGTGCCGGGAGGAATACGAGCAGGCAGCTAAGCTTAGAGATGAAATAAAAGCTTTGGAAAAACAGCTTGCCGCGCCCGAAGCAGGGCAGGCCCAAGGGTAA
- the mcsB gene encoding Protein-arginine kinase produces the protein MTNLLENLLDQSITPWLSGTGPEGDIVLSSRVRLARNLRGQPFPGRAAAASLNEVVAELKEVSDELQADDGHEYAFVELDQLAPLVRYVMVEKHIISPNHAAEPEHRALIVRDDAGVSIMINEEDHLRLQCLQSGLNLTDALAKANAIDDIIEAKHDLAYEEHLGYLTSCPTNLGTGLRASVMIHLPALVLTKQIGRIVAVTTQLGLAVRGLYGEGTEAAGNIFQISNQVTLGHNEQDIINNLSDVVKQVVDKERTARQLLASDSKDALADRVWRAFGVLKYAQSVSAHEALALLSEVRLGIDLKIIDEALPEVFNELLVTTRPNYLQRLAGNTVLSQLASNKLRAKIIRNRLKGGKDNV, from the coding sequence ATGACTAACCTGTTGGAAAATCTTCTGGACCAGTCAATTACGCCGTGGTTGAGCGGTACAGGGCCGGAAGGTGATATTGTGCTGTCCAGCCGTGTTCGTTTGGCTCGCAACTTACGGGGCCAGCCGTTTCCCGGACGGGCGGCTGCTGCTAGTCTTAACGAAGTGGTGGCTGAGTTAAAAGAAGTTTCCGATGAACTCCAGGCTGATGACGGACACGAGTATGCTTTTGTTGAGCTGGACCAACTGGCGCCGTTAGTTAGGTATGTGATGGTAGAAAAACATATTATCAGCCCTAATCATGCTGCTGAGCCTGAACACCGGGCGCTTATTGTCCGTGATGACGCCGGCGTCAGCATTATGATTAATGAAGAAGACCATCTGCGTTTGCAGTGTTTGCAATCAGGGCTTAATCTTACTGATGCCCTGGCTAAAGCTAATGCGATCGATGATATTATCGAGGCAAAACACGACCTTGCTTATGAAGAACACCTTGGCTATCTTACCTCATGTCCCACTAATTTGGGTACTGGGCTTAGGGCATCGGTCATGATTCATTTACCAGCATTGGTGCTGACTAAGCAGATCGGGCGGATTGTGGCGGTAACTACCCAACTAGGGTTGGCAGTACGCGGCCTATATGGTGAAGGAACCGAGGCTGCCGGCAATATTTTTCAGATATCCAACCAGGTTACTCTCGGCCATAATGAGCAAGATATAATTAATAACCTGAGTGATGTTGTAAAACAGGTTGTTGACAAAGAGCGTACGGCTAGGCAACTTTTGGCCAGTGACTCCAAAGACGCGCTAGCTGACAGAGTTTGGCGGGCATTTGGGGTGCTCAAATATGCCCAGAGCGTGTCGGCTCATGAGGCGTTGGCACTATTAAGTGAAGTGCGGCTGGGTATCGATCTTAAAATCATTGATGAGGCGTTACCTGAAGTATTTAATGAGTTATTGGTAACAACCCGGCCTAATTATCTGCAAAGGCTGGCTGGTAACACAGTCTTAAGTCAACTTGCCAGCAATAAATTGCGTGCTAAAATAATCCGCAATAGACTTAAAGGAGGTAAAGACAATGTTTAA
- the clpC gene encoding Negative regulator of genetic competence ClpC/MecB gives MFNRFTDRARKVLILAQQEAARYGHGYIGTEHLLLGLLREGEGVAAKALASLNLDLASVRARIESILGQGQGQTSDIGYTPRAKKIIELAMEEALRLGHNYVGTEHILLGLIREGEGIAAQVLTGMGVDINLMRQRVIDMLGGYSMSGQAPQPKAPGAQQAAANATPLLDEFGRDLNKMSQEGKIDPVVGREGEIERVIQILLRRTKNNPVLIGEPGVGKTAIAEGLAKRIVEGQVPEILRNKRVVSLNMASMVAGTKYRGEFEERLKKVIDEIRESGNIVLFIDELHTLIGAGAAEGAIDAANILKPALARGELQVIGATTLNEYKKHIEKDAALERRFQPITVGEPSVEDAIAILRGIRDRYEAFHRAQITDEAIEAAVKLSHRYISDRFLPDKAIDLMDEAASRVRLQAFSVPPDVKEIEKRLEQARTEKESAIAAQEFERAASLRDLEQKIREELDNKQKEWKQRGSERIVVTADDIAHVVSTWTRIPVKKLAAEESERLLKLEEILHSRVVGQYQAVEAVARAVRRARAGLKDPKRPIGSFLFLGPTGVGKTELSRALAEALFGDETAMIRLDMSEYMEKHTVSRLVGAPPGYVGYEEGGQLTDAVRRKPYSVILLDEIEKAHYDVFNMLLQVLEDGRLTDSQGRTVDFKNTVIIMTSNVGSQHLKKDAAALGFLSDAREKANEGEIAKTRVLDEVKRVFRPEFLNRIDEIIVFSSLTDEDLKQIVEIMLREVTKRLADANLKLELTDAAKNELLKEGRDHAFGARPLRRAIQKLVEDEVSEMIIRQSVKGGDTVLVDVDDSGKLNFVAKKSVLAGK, from the coding sequence ATGTTTAATCGATTTACTGACCGTGCTCGCAAAGTATTAATACTGGCGCAGCAGGAAGCCGCCCGATATGGTCATGGTTACATTGGCACCGAGCATTTGCTGCTTGGGTTATTGCGCGAAGGAGAAGGTGTGGCTGCCAAAGCTTTGGCTTCACTGAATTTGGACTTGGCTTCTGTACGGGCCCGGATTGAAAGTATTCTTGGTCAAGGTCAGGGGCAAACCAGTGATATTGGCTACACGCCCCGGGCCAAGAAAATTATTGAGCTGGCCATGGAGGAAGCGTTGCGCCTTGGTCATAACTATGTGGGTACTGAACATATTCTATTAGGGTTAATCCGCGAAGGCGAAGGTATTGCCGCCCAGGTGCTGACAGGCATGGGGGTCGACATTAACCTAATGCGCCAACGGGTAATTGATATGCTGGGCGGTTACTCAATGTCAGGCCAGGCACCACAGCCTAAAGCACCAGGCGCACAGCAAGCAGCAGCCAATGCAACTCCGCTCCTGGATGAATTCGGTCGTGACCTTAATAAGATGTCCCAGGAAGGGAAAATTGACCCGGTAGTCGGCAGAGAAGGCGAAATTGAACGGGTAATTCAAATTTTGCTCCGGCGTACCAAAAATAACCCAGTGCTCATTGGTGAGCCTGGCGTTGGCAAGACGGCGATTGCCGAAGGATTAGCCAAGCGCATCGTTGAGGGTCAGGTGCCGGAAATTCTGCGTAATAAACGGGTTGTTTCTCTCAATATGGCATCAATGGTCGCCGGGACTAAATATCGCGGCGAATTTGAAGAACGCCTGAAAAAAGTAATTGATGAAATCAGAGAATCGGGCAATATAGTACTGTTTATTGATGAGCTTCACACGCTTATTGGCGCCGGAGCTGCCGAGGGGGCAATTGATGCGGCCAATATTTTAAAGCCGGCTTTGGCCCGGGGCGAGCTTCAGGTTATTGGTGCTACTACCCTTAATGAATATAAAAAGCACATTGAAAAAGACGCGGCTTTAGAACGGCGCTTCCAGCCCATTACCGTTGGCGAGCCCAGCGTCGAGGATGCTATCGCCATCCTGCGGGGTATCAGGGATCGATATGAGGCATTTCACCGGGCGCAAATAACCGACGAAGCTATTGAAGCAGCTGTTAAGCTGTCGCATCGGTATATTTCCGACAGGTTCTTGCCGGACAAGGCTATTGACTTGATGGACGAAGCGGCGTCACGCGTAAGGTTGCAAGCATTCTCAGTACCACCTGATGTCAAGGAAATTGAAAAAAGGCTGGAACAAGCCCGTACTGAGAAAGAATCCGCAATTGCCGCCCAAGAATTTGAGCGGGCTGCCAGTCTCAGGGACTTAGAACAGAAAATCCGGGAAGAACTTGATAATAAACAAAAAGAGTGGAAGCAGCGCGGCAGTGAGCGTATTGTCGTTACTGCTGACGATATTGCCCATGTTGTGTCAACATGGACACGTATCCCAGTCAAAAAGCTGGCGGCAGAAGAGTCAGAGCGGCTGCTTAAGCTGGAAGAAATTTTGCACAGCCGGGTAGTAGGCCAGTATCAGGCTGTCGAGGCTGTAGCCCGCGCTGTACGCCGTGCCCGGGCTGGCCTCAAAGACCCCAAACGTCCGATTGGCTCCTTCCTGTTTTTAGGACCGACCGGGGTTGGTAAAACCGAATTATCGCGGGCGTTGGCTGAAGCTTTATTTGGTGATGAAACAGCGATGATCCGCCTTGATATGTCGGAATATATGGAGAAACACACTGTGTCCCGCCTGGTTGGTGCACCTCCCGGCTATGTCGGTTATGAAGAGGGCGGCCAACTGACTGATGCAGTGCGTCGTAAACCTTATTCCGTCATATTGCTGGATGAGATTGAAAAAGCTCATTATGATGTTTTCAATATGCTGCTGCAGGTGCTGGAAGACGGGCGTCTGACCGACAGTCAGGGCCGGACGGTTGATTTTAAAAATACCGTTATCATTATGACTTCCAATGTTGGATCGCAGCATTTGAAAAAAGACGCCGCCGCGCTTGGCTTTTTATCTGATGCCAGAGAAAAAGCCAACGAAGGTGAAATTGCTAAAACACGGGTTTTGGATGAAGTCAAGCGGGTGTTCAGACCTGAGTTTTTAAACCGCATTGATGAAATTATCGTCTTTAGTAGTTTGACTGACGAAGATCTTAAACAGATTGTCGAAATTATGCTCAGAGAAGTTACCAAGCGGTTGGCTGACGCCAATCTCAAGCTTGAACTGACTGACGCCGCCAAGAACGAGCTACTAAAAGAAGGCCGTGACCACGCATTTGGTGCTCGTCCCCTGCGCCGGGCTATTCAAAAGCTGGTTGAAGATGAAGTTTCTGAAATGATCATCAGGCAGTCAGTAAAAGGCGGTGATACCGTGCTCGTTGACGTCGATGATAGCGGTAAATTGAATTTTGTTGCAAAAAAGTCTGTATTAGCAGGAAAATAG
- the radA gene encoding DNA repair protein RadA, with translation MSRVKTKFVCQECGSESSKWLGRCPGCGEWNTMVEEVAVKKSEIRLTATPAPKPRPITMVDTSAMPRLLTGVGEFDRVLGGGIVPGALVLIGGDPGIGKSTLLLQVAVGIADKYGPVLYITGEESAAQVKLRAERLGKISNNLLIFTENNLETIVLEALHHKPALVIIDSIQTMYSPEIPSAPGSVGQVRESTSKLMRFAKDSGIPTAIIGHVTKEGNIAGPRLLEHMVDVVLYFEGERSYAFRVLRAIKNRFGSTNESGIFSMEESGLAEVANPSGLLLAERPHGVPGSVVLAYMEGIRPLLIEIQALVSTTCFGMPRRMAAGFDYNRLILLMAVLEKRVGLMLANQDAYVNAVGGFKIDEPAADLPVALAIASSFRSVAVDSHTVVMGEVGLTGEVRMISRVEARIAEAAALGFKRFVIPAGNLSGSKLVRTAGLDIIGAASVSEAMEAVFV, from the coding sequence TTGTCTAGAGTTAAAACAAAGTTTGTCTGTCAGGAATGCGGATCAGAATCAAGCAAATGGCTTGGACGTTGCCCAGGTTGTGGTGAATGGAATACCATGGTGGAGGAAGTGGCGGTCAAAAAAAGTGAAATCCGTCTTACGGCAACTCCTGCTCCCAAACCGCGGCCAATTACTATGGTAGATACATCTGCTATGCCGCGCCTTTTAACAGGGGTTGGTGAGTTCGACCGGGTGTTGGGTGGGGGCATCGTGCCTGGGGCATTAGTGTTAATCGGGGGTGATCCGGGGATCGGTAAATCTACGCTGCTTCTGCAAGTGGCAGTAGGCATAGCCGATAAGTATGGCCCTGTTTTATACATAACTGGTGAAGAATCGGCTGCTCAAGTGAAATTAAGAGCTGAACGATTAGGTAAAATAAGTAATAATTTGTTAATTTTTACAGAGAATAATTTAGAGACTATTGTTCTGGAAGCTTTACATCATAAACCGGCCTTGGTTATTATTGATTCCATTCAAACCATGTATAGTCCGGAGATTCCGTCAGCTCCAGGCAGCGTAGGCCAAGTACGGGAGAGTACAAGTAAGCTCATGCGGTTTGCTAAAGATAGTGGCATTCCTACCGCCATAATCGGACATGTCACCAAAGAGGGCAATATTGCCGGGCCGCGTCTTTTGGAACATATGGTTGATGTTGTTCTGTATTTTGAGGGTGAGCGCAGCTATGCTTTCCGGGTCCTACGGGCTATTAAGAACCGGTTTGGCTCAACCAATGAAAGTGGTATTTTTTCCATGGAAGAAAGTGGCCTGGCCGAAGTGGCTAACCCTTCAGGACTGCTATTGGCCGAGCGGCCGCACGGAGTGCCCGGCTCAGTGGTGCTCGCCTATATGGAGGGTATTCGGCCGCTATTAATTGAAATTCAGGCTCTGGTCAGTACTACTTGTTTTGGGATGCCCCGCCGTATGGCTGCCGGATTTGACTATAACCGGCTAATACTATTAATGGCTGTGCTGGAAAAGCGGGTAGGGCTCATGCTTGCCAACCAAGACGCATATGTTAATGCTGTGGGTGGTTTTAAAATTGACGAACCGGCGGCTGATTTGCCGGTAGCGTTGGCCATAGCCTCCAGTTTTAGGAGCGTTGCTGTTGACTCCCATACCGTAGTAATGGGAGAAGTGGGTCTTACCGGCGAAGTGCGGATGATCAGCCGGGTTGAGGCGAGAATCGCCGAGGCAGCAGCACTCGGTTTTAAAAGGTTTGTAATTCCTGCTGGGAATCTGTCCGGTTCTAAGCTGGTCCGGACTGCAGGGCTTGATATCATTGGCGCTGCTAGTGTCAGCGAGGCCATGGAGGCGGTATTTGTATGA